The Triticum aestivum cultivar Chinese Spring chromosome 7B, IWGSC CS RefSeq v2.1, whole genome shotgun sequence genome window below encodes:
- the LOC123158211 gene encoding uncharacterized protein codes for MDKSWMRLPDRFSSDYVSGVNAFIDFACQHNNGNDKMRCPCETCMNISQQSVSQVRTHLLLYGIQTSYTKWVFHGEQVSNDEDQVDESLEDEEDVDDFDGFDMVQDLLGDIHRATVGVDEQDNHNPAGGSIPEPNESSTRFDGLLRSAQRELYPGCKGHSVLSFVLKLVHLKDLNHWSNKSFDMLLKLQKEALPAGNPLPATYYEAKKMLRDLGLGYESIDACKNDCVLFWKEHEDKDECPVCKESRWKTQKGKGKRVPQKVLRYFPLIPRLQRLFMNKEIASDLRYHRDKRVVEPNVLRGPPDGDAWKHMDKKYPWLDEDPRHLRLGVGTDGFNPFGIMSSSYSVWPVIVVVYNLPPWRSMKEPFLLMTLLIPGKKSPGRDIDVYLRPLVEELKQLFNPGVVTFDAVEGGTFNMRAVLLWTIHDLPALASKLDHLQGFKYGKHPGNKKKKASSKDMPGKNFTKMSILFELPYWKDLKLPHNLDVMHIEKNICESLFGTLLNIDGKSKDTLKTRKDLEDMNIRADLHLNDTGSSIEKHHAWYTLTRDEKLEFLQFLESICFPDGFAANISKGISKDGKITGLKTHDYHILLQRILPIGMRGFLHKDICDALLQLGSFFRQLCSKTLKLDILDKLEQQIVIVLCKLEMILPPAFFDISVHLAVHLPQQARLGGPVQYRWMFFIERFLGTLKGMVSNRAHPEGSIAEAYVMKECSTCCSMYLHGIETRFNRQERNFDGERQPLDRFSLETHPSTFLSSEHEDALLAEGADNIENRQHEQFGSWLRQRVINLRNQGASLVSDCLYALAIGPHKRVHKFLGCIVGGVRFLTKEREDGRKSQNSGVCTEGQHKGQNITYYGILKNIYVLNYPNDRHVALFECEWYDLESNKPVRIDDDFVSVNIGSKWYQDDSFVLASQVSQVFYVRDTKLKGDWLVVQKAPHRHLFDPEVWNQVNEDDASEDIAFQEEEATNVSIDETFEGNVSCRHDVAPEIVTDPKELASLKESHVSQDNFEEEPEWDLDEQFAHQGMPHNLKVNILGLKFNLDFTQDHIKGCVDLLFSSSYKSFRHKCYEHYVKSGDDARSNPYPPLIDNRVGDWICLCDHFETEEFKKRSTIGKANRSNLPYVHKKGTKSFVAVQHELNCGDIRLYKECYSSDKKGWASEDARNKHEEMLQKQKEPIEEGEVPLTEQQICEHVLGKAYGYIRGRGHGPKPNRRAYSSASSSTQHVVEELASTKEIVATQQTQIEAQQSQLEAQQKKIDWLQNVVSNLVGISPPMDGTTATRLGFTTERPMPSDGIGSLMSNTVQRMSSFPRSFASHLRPGYRPTPTSSDGNGSLVSDGGSRYS; via the exons ATGGATAAGAGTTGGATGAGGTTGCCTGATAGGTTTTCAAGCGATTACGTTTCAGGGGTGAATGCATTCATTGATTTTGCTTGTCAACATAACAACGGCAATGATAAGATGCGTTGCCCTTGTGAAACTTGTATGAATATAAGTCAGCAGAGTGTTAGTCAAGTTCGAACCCATTTGTTATTGTATGGTATACAAACTTCGTACACAAAATGGGTATTCCATGGAGAACAAGTTAGCAATGATGAAGACCAAGTTGATGAGTCACTTGAAGATGAGGAAGATGTTGATGATTTTGATGGATTTGATATGGTCCAAGATCTGCTAGGAGATATCCATAGAGCCACGGTTGGGGTTGACGAGCAAGATAACCATAATCCTGCTGGAGGTAGCATTCCGGAGCCCAATGAGTCATCAACCAGATTTGACGGCTTGCTCAGAAGTGCACAACGTGAGCTGTACCCGGGCTGCAAAGGTCACTCGGTGCTATCCTTTGTTTTAAAGCTGGTACACCTCAAAGATCTTAACCATTGGAGCAACAAATCTTTTGACATGTTACTCAAGCTTCAGAAGGAGGCTTTGCCAGCCGGTAACCCGCTTCCAGCCACGTACTACGAAGCAAAGAAGATGCTGAGAGATCTAGGGCTAGGTTATGAAAGTATTGATGCTTGCAAAAATGATTGTGTTCTATTCTGGAAGGAGCATGAGGACAAGGACGAGTGCCCAGTTTGCAAGGAATCGAGGTGGAAGACACAAAAGGGCAAGGGGAAGCGAGTACCTCAGAAAGTGTTGCGCTACTTTCCCTTAATCCCTAGATTACAACGGCtgttcatgaacaaggaaatagctTCAGATTTGCGTTATCATAGGGATAAGAGAGTTGTCGAACCAAATGTGTTGAGGGGTCCTCCGGATGGCGATGCTTGGAAACATATGGATAAGAAATATCCCTGGCTGGATGAAGACCCTCGCCATTTGCGGCTCGGGGTTGGCACCGATGGTTTCAATCCATTTGGAATTATGAGTAGCTCATATAGTGTGTGGCCTGTCATTGTAGTTGTGTATAACTTGCCTCCATGGAGAAGCATGAAAGAGCCCTTCCTGCTCATGACATTATTGATCCCTGGGAAGAAGTCACCAGGAAGGGACATTGATGTGTATTTGAGGCCACTGGTAGAAGAACTAAAGCAATTATTTAATCCAGGAGTTGTTACTTTCGACGCTGTTGAAGGAGGTACTTTCAATATGCGTGCAGTATTGCTATGGACTATTCACGACCTTCCAGCACTAGCTTCA AAGTTAGATCATCTCCAGGGCTTCAAATACGGAAAACATCCTGGAAATAAGAAAAAGAAGGCATCTTCAAAGGACATGCCAGGGAAAAATTTCACAAAGATGAGCATCTTGTTTGAGCTACCATATTGGAAGGATCTGAAATTGCCACACAATCTTGATGTCATGCACATTGAAAAGAACATTTGTGAGAGCTTATTTGGGACTTTATTAAACATAGATGGCAAGTCCAAGGACACACTTAAGACCCGCAAGGACTTAGAAGACATGAATATCAGAGCAGATCTACACTTGAATGATACGGGAAGTAGCATAGAAAAGCATCATGCATGGTACACATTAACCAGAGATGAGAAACTTGAGTTTCTGCAATTTCTAGAATCTATTTGCTTCCCAGATGGATTTGCTGCAAATATATCAAAAGGTATAAGTAAAGATGGGAAAATAACTGGGCTGAAGACACACGACtaccatattcttcttcagagaatACTCCCGATTGGAATGCGAGGATTTCTGCACAAAGATATCTGTGATGCACTTCTGCAGCTTGGTAGTTTTTTCCGCCAATTATGCTCCAAGACATTGAAGCTGGATATCTTGGATAAGTTGGAACAACAAATAGTAATTGTATTGTGCAAACTAGAAATGATTCTCCCACCTGCATTCTTTGATATTAGCGTGCACTTAGCAGTGCATCTACCACAGCAAGCAAGGCTTGGAGGTCCTGTACAATACAGATGGATGTTCTTCATTGAAAG GTTCCTTGGTACTTTGAAAGGCATGGTGAGCAATAGGGCACACCCAGAGGGTTCAATTGCTGAAGCTTATGTTATGAAGGAGTGCTCAACATGCTGCTCCATGTATCTACATGGAATTGAGACAAGGTTCAATAGACAAGAGCGGAATTTTGATGGGGAGAGACAACCACTTGATCGTTTCTCG TTAGAAACTCATCCCTCGACATTTCTTTCTAGTGAGCATGAGGATGCCCTACTGGCTGAAGGTGCGGATAATATTGAAAATAGGCAACATGAACAGTTTGGTTCATGGCTGCGCCAAAGA GTGATCAATCTGCGCAACCAAGGAGCATCCCTAGTGTCTGACTGTTTGTATGCGTTGGCAATTGGACCGCATAAGAGAGTACACAAATTCTTAGGATGCATTGTTGGTGGTGTTAGATTCTTGACAAAGGAGCGTGAAGATGGTCGTAAAAGTCAGAATAGTGGTGTGTGCACAGAGGGCCAACATAAGGGGCAAAATATCACATATTATGGTATTCTTAAAAATATATATGTCCTGAATTACCCCAATGATCGACATGTTGCTTTATTTGAGTGTGAATGGTATGATTTAGAGAGTAACAAGCCTGTGAGGATCGATGACGACTTTGTTAGTGTTAATATAGGAAGCAAGTGGTACCAAGATGACTCCTTTGTACTAGCTAGTCAAGTGAGCCAAGTCTTCTATGTACGTGATACAAAATTGAAGGGAGATTGGCTAGTTGTGCAGAAGGCTCCGCATCGCCATCTTTTCGATCCAGAGGTTTGGAATCAAGTCAATGAAGATGATGCTAGCGAAGATATTGCATTTCAAGAGGAGGAAGCTACCAATGTTTCCATCGATGAAACTTTTGAAGGCAATGTCTCGTGTCGACATGATGTTGCACCAGAAATTGTTACTGATCCAAAAGAGTTGGCATCTTTGAAGGAGAGCCATGTCTCTCAGGATAATTTTGAAGAGGAACCAGA ATGGGACCTGGACGAACAGTTCGCCCACCAAGGAATGCCCCACAATCTCAAGGTCAACATTCTGGGA CTTAAGTTCAATCTTGATTTCACCCAAGATCATATCAAAGGCTGTGTGGATCTGCTATTCTCTTCAAGCTACAAAAGTTTCCGTCACAAGTGTTATGAACATTATGTAAAATCTGGTGATGATGCTAGAAGCAATCCATATCCTCCCCTTATTGATAATAGAGTTGGAGACTGGATTTGTCTCTGTGATCATTTTGAAACAGAAGAATTTAAG AAACGGTCCACAATTGGGAAGGCTAACCGCTCAAACCTACCTTATGTTCACAAGAAGGGAACAAAGTCATTTGTAGCGGTTCAACATGAATTA AATTGTGGCGATATCAGACTATACAAGGAGTGTTACTCTAGTGATAAGAAGGGATGGGCATCAGAAGATGCCAGGAATAAACAT GAAGAAATGTTGCAGAAGCAAAAGGAACCCATAGAGGAGGGTGAAGTACCTTTAACAGAGCAACAGATTTGCGAGCATGTGCTTGGTAAGGCATATGGTTACATCAGAGGTCGGGGTCATGGACCAAAACCAAATAGAAGGGCTTACTCAAGCGCATCAAGCTCAACTCAGCATGTAGTGGAAGAATTGGCCTCTACAAAGGAGATTGTTGCTACACAACAAACTCAAATTGAGGCTCAACAATCTCAACTTGAAGCTCAACAGAAGAAGATCGATTGGCTACAAAATGTCGTGTCTAACTTGGTTGGCATTTCACCTCCTATGGACGGCACTACTGCAACAAGGCTAGGTTTCACAACTGAGCGGCCAATGCCATCTGACGGAATAG GTTCGCTGATGTCTAACACTGTACAAAGGATGTCAAGTTTTCCAAGATCATTTGCAAG